From the genome of Streptococcus marmotae, one region includes:
- the recF gene encoding DNA replication/repair protein RecF (All proteins in this family for which functions are known are DNA-binding proteins that assist the filamentation of RecA onto DNA for the initiation of recombination or recombinational repair.): protein MWLESLRLQHFRNYQELDIRFHNGLNVFLGQNAQGKTNILESIYFLALTRSHRTRTDKDLVQFQQTQLTLNGLLHRQTGKLPLDIELTEKGRITKINHLKQSKLSDYIGHMNVVLFAPEDLQLIKGAPALRRKFIDVELGQIKPIYLSDLSQYNHILKQRNTYLKSANSIDETFLSVLDQQLAEYGSKVILQRMEFLKKLEFFGNKKVIDISNKGEELTIHYQSSIKFTESDNIFDSFLTELAHCRKRDLFKKNTGVGPHRDDISFFLNGVNAHYGSQGQHRSLVLSLKLAEIELMKEMTREYPILLLDDVMSELDNNRQVKLLETISQNIQTFITTTSLDHLSKLPDKVKIFTVHQGIIEEQ from the coding sequence ATGTGGCTAGAATCTTTACGTTTACAACATTTCCGTAATTACCAAGAATTAGACATTCGTTTCCATAACGGATTAAATGTATTTCTTGGGCAAAATGCACAAGGAAAGACGAATATCTTAGAGAGCATTTATTTCTTAGCTCTTACTCGCAGCCATCGAACCCGTACAGACAAGGATTTAGTTCAATTTCAACAAACGCAGCTGACTCTAAACGGATTACTTCACCGGCAAACAGGTAAACTACCACTTGACATTGAGTTGACAGAAAAAGGGCGTATCACTAAGATCAATCATCTAAAACAATCTAAATTATCCGATTATATCGGTCATATGAATGTTGTTCTTTTTGCTCCAGAAGATTTACAACTGATTAAAGGAGCACCAGCTCTTAGACGAAAATTTATAGATGTCGAGCTAGGACAAATCAAGCCAATCTATCTGTCTGACTTATCTCAGTACAATCACATCCTCAAACAACGAAATACCTATCTAAAATCTGCCAATTCGATTGATGAGACCTTTCTTTCTGTCCTAGATCAACAATTAGCTGAATATGGTAGCAAAGTAATCCTACAACGAATGGAATTTCTCAAAAAATTGGAATTTTTTGGTAACAAAAAAGTGATTGACATTTCTAATAAAGGTGAAGAATTAACCATCCACTATCAGTCTTCCATAAAGTTTACAGAATCAGACAATATATTTGACAGTTTTTTGACAGAATTAGCACATTGTCGTAAACGAGATTTGTTCAAAAAAAATACAGGTGTTGGACCCCATCGCGATGATATTAGCTTCTTCCTAAATGGTGTTAATGCCCACTATGGAAGTCAAGGACAACATCGTAGTTTAGTTCTTTCGCTGAAATTGGCCGAAATTGAACTCATGAAAGAAATGACTAGAGAATATCCCATCTTACTACTTGACGATGTCATGAGTGAACTTGACAACAATCGTCAAGTAAAATTACTGGAAACTATCTCTCAAAATATCCAGACATTTATCACCACAACTAGTCTGGATCACCTATCAAAACTACCTGATAAGGTAAAAATCTTTACCGTCCATCAAGGAATAATTGAAGAACAATAA
- a CDS encoding RNA-binding S4 domain-containing protein, whose product MDYKLYDEYILLQALLKEVGIIQSGGAIKGFLQEFPVFFNGEKEERRRKKIRIGDVISIPSQNATITIVAPTEDEQKQYEEDKAEKERVAKLVKQLNAQNKQGKTKAIPSAKTPKNKKKKAPVRFPGT is encoded by the coding sequence ATGGACTACAAACTATATGATGAATACATTCTCTTACAAGCCTTATTAAAGGAAGTTGGAATCATCCAAAGTGGAGGAGCTATCAAGGGATTTCTACAGGAATTTCCCGTCTTTTTTAATGGTGAAAAAGAAGAACGCAGACGCAAAAAAATCCGTATTGGAGATGTTATCAGTATTCCAAGCCAAAATGCTACGATTACTATTGTTGCACCAACTGAGGATGAGCAAAAACAATACGAGGAAGACAAAGCAGAAAAAGAGCGTGTCGCTAAGCTCGTAAAACAGCTAAATGCGCAAAATAAACAAGGAAAAACAAAAGCAATTCCTTCTGCTAAGACTCCTAAAAACAAAAAGAAAAAAGCTCCTGTCCGCTTCCCAGGTACTTAA
- the guaB gene encoding IMP dehydrogenase: protein MSNWDTKFLKKGFTFDDVLLIPAESHVLPNDANLQTKLAKNLTLNIPIITAAMDTVTESKMAIAIARAGGLGVIHKNMSIEQQADEVRKVKRSENGVIIDPFFLTPNHTIKEADELMGRYRISGVPIVETMENRKLVGIITNRDMRFISDYDQPISTNMTSENLVTAPVGTDLETAESILQEHRIEKLPLVDENGRLSGLITIKDIEKVIEFPNAAKDEFGRLLVAGAVGVTSDTFERAEALFEAGADAIVIDTAHGHSAGVLRKIAEIRAHFPNRTLIAGNIATAEGARALYDAGVDVVKVGIGPGSICTTRVIAGVGVPQVTAIYDAAQVAREYGKTIIADGGIKYSGDIVKALAAGGHAVMLGSMFAGTDEAPGETEIFQGRKFKTYRGMGSIAAMKKGSSDRYFQGSVNEANKLVPEGIEGRVAYKGAAADIVFQMLGGIRSGMGYVGAANIQELHDNAQFIEMSGAGLKESHPHDVQITNEAPNYSVQ, encoded by the coding sequence ATGTCTAATTGGGACACAAAATTTTTGAAAAAAGGTTTTACCTTTGATGATGTATTGCTTATTCCAGCGGAAAGTCATGTTTTGCCAAATGATGCCAATCTTCAAACAAAACTGGCTAAGAATTTAACCCTCAATATCCCAATCATTACGGCGGCCATGGATACTGTAACAGAGAGTAAAATGGCGATTGCCATTGCGCGTGCCGGTGGTCTTGGGGTGATTCACAAAAACATGTCGATTGAACAACAAGCCGATGAAGTTCGCAAGGTAAAACGCTCTGAAAATGGCGTTATCATCGATCCATTCTTTCTCACCCCCAACCATACGATTAAAGAGGCAGATGAGCTTATGGGTCGCTACCGCATCAGCGGTGTACCAATTGTTGAGACCATGGAAAATCGGAAATTGGTCGGGATTATCACCAACCGTGACATGCGTTTTATCTCGGATTATGACCAGCCAATTTCAACCAATATGACCAGCGAAAATCTAGTGACAGCACCAGTTGGGACGGATTTAGAGACAGCTGAAAGTATTCTTCAAGAACATCGCATCGAAAAACTGCCTCTTGTAGATGAAAATGGGCGTTTATCTGGCCTTATTACGATTAAAGACATTGAAAAAGTCATTGAGTTTCCAAATGCTGCGAAAGATGAATTTGGCCGCCTACTTGTTGCAGGTGCCGTTGGCGTAACTTCAGATACCTTTGAACGTGCAGAAGCTCTTTTTGAAGCAGGTGCAGACGCTATTGTGATCGATACTGCTCACGGACATTCTGCCGGTGTGCTTCGTAAAATTGCTGAAATTCGTGCCCATTTCCCAAATCGTACTTTAATTGCTGGAAATATTGCAACAGCAGAGGGAGCTCGTGCTCTTTACGATGCAGGTGTTGATGTGGTGAAAGTTGGTATTGGACCAGGTTCAATTTGTACAACTCGTGTGATTGCAGGTGTTGGGGTGCCACAAGTGACAGCTATTTATGATGCAGCTCAAGTAGCACGTGAATATGGAAAAACAATCATCGCTGACGGCGGAATCAAGTATTCTGGAGATATTGTCAAGGCTCTTGCAGCAGGTGGGCATGCAGTCATGCTTGGTTCTATGTTTGCAGGGACAGATGAAGCACCTGGAGAAACAGAAATCTTCCAAGGACGTAAATTTAAAACTTATCGTGGAATGGGTTCCATTGCAGCGATGAAAAAAGGTTCAAGTGACCGTTACTTCCAAGGTTCTGTCAACGAAGCGAATAAATTGGTTCCAGAAGGAATTGAAGGCCGTGTAGCCTACAAAGGTGCTGCAGCTGATATTGTTTTCCAAATGCTTGGTGGTATCCGTTCTGGTATGGGCTATGTGGGTGCAGCTAATATCCAAGAATTGCATGACAATGCCCAGTTCATCGAAATGAGCGGTGCTGGTCTAAAAGAAAGTCATCCGCATGACGTCCAAATCACCAACGAAGCACCAAACTACTCTGTACAATAA
- a CDS encoding energy-coupling factor transporter transmembrane component T family protein, which yields MDKLILGRYIPGDSMIHRLDPRSKLLVMMSFLLIIFWANNLVTNLLLVAFVLLVIFLSKIKLSFFLNGVKPMIGIILFTTLFQVFFTGGHNVLWQFWILKVTEEGIQQAGIIFVRFVLIIFLSTLLTLTTMPLSLADGIEAGLAPLTYVKVPVHEIGLMLSMSLRFVPTLMDDTTRIMNAQRARGVDFGEGSLVQKVKSVIPILIPLFASSFKRADALATAMEARGYQGGEGRTKYRVLKWKLADSLALLVILGLGILLYYLKS from the coding sequence ATGGATAAGTTAATTTTAGGTCGCTATATTCCAGGAGATTCGATGATACATCGCTTGGATCCGCGAAGTAAATTGCTCGTTATGATGAGTTTTTTATTGATTATTTTCTGGGCAAATAATCTGGTGACGAACCTCTTATTGGTTGCATTTGTATTACTGGTCATCTTTTTATCTAAGATAAAATTGAGCTTTTTCCTTAATGGTGTAAAGCCCATGATTGGCATTATTCTCTTTACAACTCTGTTTCAAGTCTTTTTTACAGGTGGTCATAACGTCTTGTGGCAGTTCTGGATTTTGAAAGTGACGGAGGAAGGAATCCAGCAAGCAGGAATTATTTTTGTCCGCTTTGTCTTGATTATTTTTCTTTCTACTTTACTCACCTTAACCACGATGCCCCTTAGTTTGGCAGATGGTATTGAAGCAGGTTTGGCTCCGTTGACTTATGTGAAGGTCCCAGTGCATGAAATCGGTTTGATGTTGTCTATGAGTTTACGGTTTGTTCCAACTCTTATGGATGATACAACAAGGATTATGAATGCGCAGCGGGCGCGGGGAGTTGATTTTGGAGAGGGAAGTCTTGTTCAGAAGGTAAAATCTGTTATTCCGATTCTGATTCCATTATTTGCCTCTAGTTTTAAAAGGGCAGATGCCTTAGCAACGGCTATGGAAGCGCGTGGCTACCAAGGTGGAGAAGGTCGAACAAAGTATCGTGTGTTAAAATGGAAATTAGCAGATAGTCTTGCTCTGTTGGTTATTCTTGGTTTAGGAATTCTTCTTTATTACTTGAAAAGTTAG
- a CDS encoding energy-coupling factor ABC transporter ATP-binding protein, with protein MTNIIEVKHVSYKYDVEDHHYTLDDVTFHVKQGEWLSIIGHNGSGKSTTVRLIDGLLEAESGEIIISGDSLTPLNVWEKRRQIGMVFQNPDNQFVGATVEDDVAFGLENQGIPLEEMTQRVHEALELVGMSDFKKREPARLSGGQKQRVAIAGVVALRPSIIILDEATSMLDPEGRLELIRIVKEIKEKYQITVLSITHDLDEVALSDRVMVMKQGKIESISSPAELFMRDDLQDLGLDQPFTAKLVQELSDKGLAIPLRYFTEEELEEALWALLSNK; from the coding sequence ATGACAAATATAATTGAAGTAAAACATGTAAGCTATAAATACGATGTAGAAGATCACCACTATACTTTAGATGATGTAACGTTTCACGTGAAACAGGGGGAATGGTTATCAATCATTGGTCACAATGGATCTGGTAAGTCAACTACAGTACGCTTGATAGATGGTCTTTTGGAGGCTGAATCAGGAGAAATTATCATTTCTGGAGATAGTTTGACACCTCTAAATGTTTGGGAGAAACGTCGTCAGATTGGCATGGTTTTTCAAAATCCAGATAATCAGTTTGTTGGGGCAACTGTTGAAGATGACGTTGCCTTCGGTCTCGAAAATCAAGGAATTCCACTAGAAGAAATGACACAGCGGGTTCATGAGGCTTTGGAACTTGTTGGGATGTCCGATTTTAAAAAACGGGAACCTGCAAGGCTTTCTGGTGGTCAGAAACAACGTGTTGCGATTGCTGGGGTCGTTGCCTTGCGTCCGAGCATTATTATTCTTGATGAAGCAACTAGTATGTTAGATCCTGAAGGACGATTAGAGTTAATTCGGATTGTTAAAGAAATTAAGGAAAAATATCAGATTACTGTTCTTTCCATTACCCATGATTTAGACGAGGTAGCCTTGAGTGATCGGGTGATGGTGATGAAACAGGGCAAGATAGAGTCAATTAGCAGTCCTGCAGAATTATTTATGCGTGATGATTTACAAGATTTAGGGCTTGATCAGCCATTTACAGCAAAACTCGTCCAGGAATTAAGTGATAAAGGTTTAGCCATTCCATTGCGCTATTTTACAGAAGAGGAATTAGAAGAAGCATTATGGGCATTACTCTCCAACAAGTAG
- the yfmH gene encoding EF-P 5-aminopentanol modification-associated protein YfmH has protein sequence MKLTEKHYSYLTHPVYYGKLVNGLTVVLIPKKDFQETYAILKVQFGSVDNEFTDVDSVKKSYPAGIAHFLEHKLFEMENGGDLLQEFARYGANANAYTSFNQTSYLFSTTEELRQPLSLLQKMVRETHFTEGSVEREKEIIGQEIDMYADDPDHRLYLGILNSLYPDTALAEDIAGSRESIERISARILQENFRQFYQPQKMTLVVMGDIDADEVFQWIVQDQSENPVTAEKKANLPLLPKNPLLQNRKEYLEVALPKMAIGLRGNDSIGQEEEQHYRICLSFLLSMLLGRTSKRYQTLYSENKIDHSLSFHVEVHGGYHFAVVTADTAEPITVSSQLKKALLNFERDTDVTEQHFTILKNEMYGEFIRGLNSSEFTVGYFVEHVSETETIFDIPGLLNRLTLEEVIDVGRQFISSCEMTDFMIFPK, from the coding sequence ATGAAGTTGACAGAAAAACACTACTCTTACTTGACACATCCTGTTTATTATGGAAAGTTGGTAAATGGCTTGACAGTTGTGTTAATTCCAAAAAAAGATTTTCAAGAGACCTATGCTATACTAAAGGTTCAGTTTGGTTCGGTTGACAATGAATTTACAGATGTTGACAGTGTCAAAAAGAGTTATCCAGCAGGGATTGCACATTTTTTAGAACATAAACTGTTTGAAATGGAAAATGGTGGTGATCTACTGCAAGAATTTGCTCGATATGGTGCAAATGCAAATGCCTATACCAGTTTTAACCAGACAAGTTACCTTTTTTCAACGACAGAAGAACTTCGTCAACCTCTTTCCTTGCTGCAGAAAATGGTGAGAGAAACGCATTTTACAGAAGGAAGTGTTGAACGAGAAAAGGAGATTATTGGTCAGGAAATTGATATGTATGCGGATGATCCAGATCATCGTTTGTACTTGGGCATTTTAAATAGTTTGTACCCTGATACAGCCTTGGCTGAGGATATTGCCGGTTCGAGAGAGTCAATTGAGCGGATTTCTGCTAGGATTTTGCAAGAGAATTTTAGACAGTTTTATCAGCCACAGAAGATGACACTGGTTGTCATGGGGGACATAGATGCCGATGAGGTCTTTCAATGGATTGTGCAGGATCAATCGGAGAATCCTGTGACTGCTGAAAAGAAAGCTAACTTGCCCCTACTTCCAAAAAATCCGCTGTTGCAGAACCGCAAGGAATACCTTGAAGTGGCTCTACCTAAGATGGCGATTGGTTTACGAGGGAATGATTCGATTGGGCAGGAGGAAGAGCAGCATTATCGAATTTGTCTCAGTTTTTTACTATCCATGTTGCTTGGTCGTACCTCTAAGAGATATCAAACTTTATACAGTGAAAATAAGATTGACCATTCTCTTTCATTTCATGTCGAGGTACATGGAGGTTATCACTTTGCAGTTGTGACAGCTGATACGGCTGAACCTATTACTGTTTCAAGTCAGTTAAAAAAAGCCTTGTTAAACTTTGAACGTGATACTGATGTGACGGAGCAACATTTTACCATTCTAAAAAATGAGATGTATGGGGAGTTTATTCGCGGTCTCAATTCGTCCGAATTTACAGTTGGTTATTTCGTGGAGCATGTCTCAGAAACAGAAACAATTTTTGATATTCCGGGGCTGTTGAACCGTCTGACACTAGAGGAAGTGATCGACGTTGGACGACAATTTATTTCTAGCTGTGAGATGACAGATTTTATGATTTTTCCAAAATAA
- a CDS encoding GRP family sugar transporter has translation MQGILFALVPMIAWGSIGFVSNKIGGRPNQQTFGMTLGALLFALVVWILVRPEMTPTLWGVGIIGGMLWSMGQYGQFQAMQYMGVSVANPLSSGAQLVFGSLIGAIVFGEWMKSIQFVLGIIALLLLVIGFYFTSKQDSHKVVVEKGSDFGKGFRALTSSTIGYLSYAILFNNIMHFDALAVILPMAIGMVLGALLFMKFQIQLEAVVIKNALVGIMWGIGNIFMLLAAAKAGLAIAFSFSQLGVIISIIGGILFLGETKTKKEIGWLSIGIICFVAGAILLGVVKSF, from the coding sequence ATGCAAGGTATTTTATTTGCGCTAGTTCCCATGATTGCTTGGGGCAGTATTGGTTTTGTAAGTAATAAGATTGGCGGTAGACCCAATCAGCAAACGTTTGGAATGACTCTAGGTGCTCTCTTGTTTGCTTTGGTAGTTTGGATTTTAGTAAGGCCAGAAATGACTCCTACTTTGTGGGGAGTTGGTATTATTGGTGGCATGCTCTGGTCCATGGGGCAATATGGACAATTTCAAGCGATGCAGTACATGGGAGTATCTGTTGCAAATCCTTTGTCTAGCGGAGCACAGCTTGTTTTTGGTAGTTTAATTGGAGCGATTGTATTTGGAGAATGGATGAAATCGATTCAATTTGTTTTGGGAATCATTGCCTTATTGCTATTGGTCATTGGTTTTTATTTTACAAGTAAACAGGATTCACATAAAGTGGTTGTAGAGAAAGGTTCTGATTTTGGAAAAGGATTTCGTGCTCTAACTTCCTCCACAATCGGTTATTTATCCTATGCTATTTTGTTTAATAATATCATGCATTTTGATGCTCTAGCGGTTATTTTACCAATGGCTATCGGAATGGTCTTAGGAGCGCTACTATTTATGAAATTCCAGATTCAACTTGAAGCAGTTGTCATTAAAAATGCGTTAGTTGGAATCATGTGGGGAATCGGAAACATCTTTATGCTACTTGCAGCTGCCAAAGCTGGTTTAGCTATTGCCTTTAGTTTTTCTCAATTAGGTGTGATTATCTCCATTATTGGTGGTATTCTCTTTTTAGGTGAAACAAAGACAAAAAAAGAAATAGGTTGGTTGAGCATTGGGATTATTTGTTTTGTAGCAGGTGCCATCTTACTTGGTGTTGTTAAATCATTCTAA
- the rodZ gene encoding cytoskeleton protein RodZ, with amino-acid sequence MRQKSIGEVLRAARESRGWNFADLQRMTKIHAKYLQALEYNDFEFIPDPAYIRSFLQRYAEVLELDAAVLIDAYDKNSLVMYYEAGEEEELQSELRRSYKVKKKKTSYLPLIYLLLASIFILFFVTYIVYSRVQNQARITGTSTSYSVVSQSSSTATEEMETSVSTSSSTAPSSSSQVSGVSLVTSGGGSDLAVTVKGSKEPVTVTLAVSSVTSWVSLTDSEIAGGFTLSTANPTVSATLPAGTSTATLVLGVVRGVDITIAGQKLDTSALTNQSGNVLLTIEQ; translated from the coding sequence ATGAGACAAAAAAGTATAGGAGAGGTACTGCGTGCAGCTAGGGAAAGTCGTGGTTGGAATTTTGCTGATTTGCAGCGAATGACAAAAATCCATGCAAAGTATTTGCAGGCTTTAGAGTACAATGATTTTGAATTTATCCCAGATCCAGCCTACATCCGCTCGTTTTTGCAGCGTTATGCTGAGGTGTTGGAGCTAGATGCAGCGGTGTTGATTGATGCCTATGATAAAAATAGTTTAGTGATGTATTATGAAGCAGGAGAAGAGGAAGAACTACAGTCTGAATTGAGAAGAAGCTATAAAGTGAAAAAAAAGAAAACATCGTATCTACCATTGATTTACTTATTGTTAGCATCGATTTTTATCCTTTTCTTTGTGACCTATATTGTCTATTCTCGTGTGCAAAATCAGGCACGAATTACTGGGACAAGCACTTCTTACAGCGTGGTATCACAGTCTTCGAGTACTGCTACGGAGGAAATGGAAACTTCTGTAAGTACTTCTTCGTCTACAGCTCCTTCTTCTAGTAGTCAAGTATCAGGTGTTAGTTTGGTAACTTCTGGTGGTGGAAGTGACTTGGCTGTGACAGTCAAAGGGTCGAAAGAACCAGTTACTGTTACCCTTGCGGTTTCTAGTGTAACAAGTTGGGTCAGTTTAACGGATAGCGAGATTGCAGGTGGATTTACTTTATCAACAGCGAATCCAACGGTATCAGCAACTCTTCCAGCAGGGACCTCGACAGCGACTCTGGTGCTAGGTGTTGTCCGTGGAGTTGATATTACGATTGCGGGCCAAAAGTTAGATACATCTGCTTTAACAAATCAGTCAGGAAATGTGCTTCTGACGATTGAACAATGA
- the yfmF gene encoding EF-P 5-aminopentanol modification-associated protein YfmF codes for MKLQEGVHLHFLEGEKFTTNQILVRFAAPMNQKTVAGRVLLSNMLDMANQEYPNSHQFHQRLAELYGAHFSTSVSKKGRVHSIDIKISYIKSSYLPEKSDLTIPLLDFLYACLFKPLVKKEAFEKEFFTIEKTNLVNYLDTEVEDHFYHADVELSSLFFEDESLKIPRIGKRYLVEKETAETVYKALQDMIHLDRIDFFFSGEFDQEEVINRLKAFRFSYRNPKLEWTYKQDFSNVVREKMERKETGQSILELAYHLQSVYRDVNYIPLVVLNGLFGSFAHSKLFVNVREQEGLAYTIGSQLNIFSGLLKVYAGIDRENRKKTMRQISKQLLDIKRGHFTDEELELTKKMLLHSATLSQDKQGQLIEQAYNKVIFGEQQLELDEWMEAVKRVSKEDVIRASRLVRLQAVYFMEGVELER; via the coding sequence ATGAAATTGCAAGAGGGTGTTCATCTACATTTTTTGGAGGGAGAGAAGTTTACAACGAATCAGATTTTGGTTCGTTTTGCAGCTCCAATGAATCAAAAAACAGTGGCTGGCCGAGTTTTACTTTCTAACATGCTAGATATGGCTAATCAAGAGTATCCCAATTCTCATCAATTTCATCAGCGTTTAGCAGAGTTATATGGCGCGCACTTCTCCACTAGTGTGTCAAAAAAGGGTCGAGTACATTCGATTGATATAAAAATAAGCTACATAAAATCAAGCTACCTACCAGAAAAATCAGATTTGACGATACCATTATTGGATTTTCTATATGCCTGTCTGTTTAAGCCATTGGTTAAAAAGGAGGCTTTTGAGAAAGAGTTCTTTACTATTGAAAAGACAAATTTAGTAAACTATCTTGATACAGAGGTGGAAGATCATTTTTATCATGCAGATGTGGAACTCTCGAGCTTGTTTTTTGAAGATGAATCGTTGAAAATTCCGCGTATTGGAAAACGGTATTTAGTAGAAAAAGAGACAGCAGAAACAGTTTACAAGGCTTTACAGGACATGATTCATCTAGACCGGATTGATTTTTTCTTTTCTGGGGAATTTGACCAGGAAGAAGTTATCAATCGATTGAAAGCCTTTCGTTTTTCTTATCGTAATCCAAAATTAGAATGGACCTATAAGCAGGATTTTTCAAATGTTGTTAGAGAAAAAATGGAGCGAAAAGAAACAGGTCAATCTATTTTAGAATTAGCTTATCATTTACAATCTGTTTACAGAGATGTCAATTATATTCCTCTGGTTGTTCTCAATGGTTTATTTGGAAGTTTTGCCCATTCAAAATTATTTGTAAATGTCCGTGAACAGGAAGGTCTTGCTTACACAATCGGCAGTCAGTTGAATATTTTTTCAGGTCTTTTAAAAGTGTATGCTGGAATTGATAGGGAAAATCGCAAAAAGACCATGAGGCAAATCAGTAAACAGTTGCTAGACATCAAAAGAGGTCATTTCACCGATGAAGAATTGGAGTTGACAAAAAAGATGTTACTTCATTCGGCTACTCTTTCTCAGGATAAGCAGGGGCAGCTGATTGAACAAGCTTATAATAAGGTCATTTTTGGAGAACAGCAGTTAGAGCTAGACGAATGGATGGAGGCTGTCAAACGAGTTTCAAAAGAAGATGTAATTCGTGCTTCAAGATTGGTTCGATTACAGGCTGTTTATTTTATGGAAGGAGTTGAACTGGAAAGATGA
- the pgsA gene encoding CDP-diacylglycerol--glycerol-3-phosphate 3-phosphatidyltransferase, producing MKKEHIPNALTLGRILVIPIFILVLSVWNSFAGHIVAAILFALASLTDYLDGYLARKWQVVTNFGKFADPMADKILVMTAFIMLVELGFAPAWIVAIIICRELAVTGLRLLLVENGGTVLAAAMPGKIKTFSQMFAIIFLLLHWQLLGTITLYIALFFTLYSGYDYFKGASYLFKDTFQ from the coding sequence ATGAAAAAAGAACATATCCCCAATGCTTTAACGCTTGGTCGTATCTTGGTAATTCCGATATTTATTCTAGTTTTAAGTGTTTGGAACAGTTTTGCTGGTCATATTGTAGCAGCAATCTTGTTTGCACTTGCTAGTTTGACAGACTATCTTGATGGTTATTTAGCACGTAAATGGCAGGTAGTCACGAATTTTGGTAAATTTGCGGATCCAATGGCAGATAAGATTCTAGTAATGACAGCGTTTATCATGCTAGTTGAGCTGGGATTTGCTCCAGCATGGATTGTGGCGATTATTATTTGTCGTGAATTAGCTGTTACTGGCTTGCGTTTGCTCTTGGTTGAAAATGGCGGAACGGTACTTGCTGCAGCTATGCCTGGTAAAATTAAGACATTTTCTCAAATGTTTGCGATTATCTTTTTATTGCTCCACTGGCAGTTGTTAGGAACAATCACCCTTTACATCGCCTTATTTTTCACTCTGTATTCAGGTTATGATTATTTTAAGGGAGCCTCCTATTTATTTAAGGATACTTTTCAGTAA
- a CDS encoding energy-coupling factor transporter ATPase, whose translation MGITLQQVDYTYQANTPFEGRALFGVDLEIVDGSYTAIIGHTGSGKSTILQLLNGLNIPTSGTVFIDDFCITPTSINKDIKQVRKKVGLVFQFPESQVFEETVLKDVAFGPQNFGISREEAEEIAREKLALVGISEELFDRSPFELSGGQMRRVAIAGILAMEPKVLVLDEPTAGLDPAGRKELMTIFKQLHQTGMTIVLVTHLMDDVANFADYVFIMANGKLVKSGKPVVIFQDVDFMESIQLGVPKITKFAANLERRGFVFEHLPITMEELIEVVAHG comes from the coding sequence ATGGGCATTACTCTCCAACAAGTAGATTATACATATCAAGCGAACACGCCTTTTGAAGGACGTGCACTTTTTGGTGTCGATTTGGAGATTGTAGATGGCTCTTACACTGCTATTATCGGTCATACAGGATCCGGAAAATCAACCATTTTACAGTTATTAAATGGTCTTAATATTCCTACATCTGGAACAGTCTTCATTGATGATTTTTGTATTACACCAACCTCTATCAACAAGGATATTAAACAAGTACGTAAAAAAGTGGGACTTGTTTTCCAATTTCCAGAAAGTCAGGTTTTTGAAGAAACGGTTCTAAAAGATGTTGCATTTGGGCCACAGAATTTTGGTATTTCAAGGGAAGAGGCTGAGGAGATTGCGCGTGAAAAGCTAGCTCTAGTAGGAATATCGGAAGAGTTATTTGATCGTAGTCCCTTTGAATTATCTGGTGGACAAATGCGACGGGTTGCAATTGCTGGGATTTTGGCTATGGAGCCAAAGGTTCTAGTACTCGATGAGCCAACAGCCGGACTTGATCCAGCAGGCCGAAAGGAATTGATGACTATTTTTAAACAGCTTCATCAAACAGGGATGACCATTGTTCTTGTAACGCATTTGATGGATGATGTAGCAAATTTTGCGGATTATGTGTTTATTATGGCCAATGGAAAATTGGTAAAATCAGGAAAACCGGTTGTGATTTTTCAAGATGTTGATTTTATGGAGAGTATTCAGTTGGGTGTTCCTAAAATTACGAAATTTGCAGCGAATTTGGAGCGCAGAGGATTTGTCTTTGAGCATCTGCCGATTACAATGGAGGAATTGATTGAGGTGGTAGCCCATGGATAA